The Erigeron canadensis isolate Cc75 unplaced genomic scaffold, C_canadensis_v1 Conyza_canadensis_unscaffolded:231, whole genome shotgun sequence genome contains a region encoding:
- the LOC122584365 gene encoding uncharacterized mitochondrial protein AtMg00810-like produces the protein MAFKGEPLTTLSLFTKEAHALYVQIMSMTLFLVPFPQRCARSSVLMSSTFEMSMMGKLTFFLGLQYYSKTYSYVPSYNLHADPDGKYVNPTYYRGMIGSLMYLTASHPDIMFAICLCARYQASPKESHLLAVKRIFKYLKGTHFGTLYPRDFIFDLVGYSDSDYVGCMLDRKAPVEDATVGGGGRAD, from the coding sequence ATGGCTTTCAAAGGGGAACCATTGACAACACTCTCTTTATTTACAAAAGAAGCTCATGCTTTGTATGTTCAaattatgtcgatgacattatttttggttcCCTTTCCACAAAGATGTGCAAGAAGTTCAGTGCTCATGTCTAGCACCTtcgaaatgagtatgatgggtaaGTTGACCTTCTTCTTAGGTTTGCAATATTACTCCAAAACCTACTCCTATGTCCCCTCCTATAATTTACATGCCGACCCTGATGGGAAGTATGTGAATCCCACTTATTACAGAGGCATGATTGGatcgctgatgtatctcacagcgagtcatCCTGACATCATGTTTGCCATATGCCTTTGTGCTCGCTATCAAGCCTCTCCCAAAGAGTCTCATCTTCTTGCTGTAAAGCGAATCTTCAAGTATCTTAAGGGTACCCACTTTGGGACTTTGTATCCAAGAGATTTTATATTTGATCTTGTTGGCTATTCTGACTCCGACTATGTTGGTTGCATGCTTGATCGCAAAGCACCAGTGGAGGATGCCactgttggggggggggggagagcTGACTAG